In Chthoniobacterales bacterium, the genomic stretch GACGTCCCGTCGAATTAGCCTTGTTAGGCCAGCGACGCCTCCATAACCTGTCGGAATGAATTACACCAAGCTGTTTTGCATCCTGTTCGCGTTCGCCTTGCCGGTGGCGCTCCTGGCGCAGGGCAATGACGCCGCGAAACCGAACCCCGACCTCGAGAAGGCCATTATCAAGTTCGAGCACGACATGAGCGCCGCGCTCACCAAGCCCGACGCTGACGCTGCCGCGAAAATGCTGGCCGATTCCTTTTACGCCGTGAATCCCGACGGCACCACGCAAGGCAAAACTCAGTTCGTCGCCGATCTGAAATCACGCAAGTTCAAGCTCGAATCAAACGAGCTGGACGACATGAAAGTTCACGTCGTTACGGCCGACATGGCCATCGTCACCTATCGCAGCACCGACAAAGGCGATTACGACGGGCACGATCTGAGCGGCCAATATCGCTGGCTCGATGTGCTCGCGAAGCGGAACGGCGCCTGGCAGTTCATCGTTTCCCAAGGCACAAAAATCGAAGCAGCCAAGAAGTGACGTGTGACAAGTGACAAGTGACAAGTTGTTTGTTAGATCGTCGTCCATGCAAACGAGACCCGGAACGACAAAGACTTAGTTGTTTGGAAGAAGGCAATTGCACTGGCGAACGCGATTTATGAACTGACCTCAAAATTTCCTGGCGAAGAGAAATTTGGGCTCGTCTCGCAAATGCGACGCGCTGCCGTCTCCATCCCTCATCACGCTACATATCACACGTCACTTCCCTAATTACGTCACACTTCACTTTCCCAATCATGTCACACGTCACTCGTCACACGTCACTCTCCCCATCACGTCACATGTCACTCGTCACTTCCGTATCCGCGGTCTTCCTGGGTCTCTCTTTGGCCTTCAGCGCCGTCGCCTCAGCGCAAACGACCCCGGCGTCCGCAATGGCGGCCGGGCTACTGCCACCGAAAGAAACTTCTCCTTCCCGGGCAGCAGAATCTCCGGCCCCGAAAGGTTCCGATCGCCAGGCAAGCATCCAGGCTGAAGTAGAAACCTTCGTCAAATCCCTCTACCGCGACATGGAGCAGGACGATCCCGGTAAAATCCTGGCCAGTTTTGCCGACACCGTCGATTACTACAGTTACGGTCCGCAGGGCAAACCCGCCATCGCGCAACAGCTGCGCCAATACTTTTCCGCCTACCCCAGCCGCTCATTCACCGTCGGTGAAGTGAAAATAGAAGGTCCGCCCTCCAAATCCCGCAAAGTCACCGCCACCTGCGAAGTCCGTTACAAGCTCAAGGACGCCCAGGGAACGACGAGCACCGGCCGCTCGAACGTAGAATTGGACCTCATCAAACCCGACAAAGTCATCAAAATCGTCCGCTTCAACGGAACCTCCGTTCCGGACGGGCCGTAGGGTCCGACTTTGTCGGGAGGCAGAGCGCGGAAGGCGGACGCCGGAGATTCACACCACACGTTCGCCCGCCTGAGGCGGGACGAACCCGCCGTGGTGGGTCACTTTCCCAGAAGTCACCGCCGCGCCGACTTCGCCCGGTACCGCAGGATCAGAGTTCGTTCGGGCTGGCCAAACACGCCGGTTGTGCCCACAGCCCAGAGCGTCCCTTTTGAGGTGACGGCAATGCCCTGCAGTCGATTACTGGAAGATTCGGGATTCGGGCTGGGGACAGACGTCCAGGCCGATCCATTCCAATGTTCCGTCAGCGTTTTCTGAACGCTGTCCTGGTTAAACTGGCCCGTCGTCCAGATGTCGCCGCTGGAGGCGGCGACGATCCCGACCAGCACTTCGTTGAGCGCATTACTCAACGCCGGGGTCAGCATTACACTCCAGCTCAAACCATTCCAATGAAGGGCCAGCGTCTTCGAACTCCCGGCCGCACCCACCGCCCAAACGTCGTTAGCCGAAATGGCCGCAACCCCATACAAACTGTTGTTTCCGGTGCTGTCGTTCGGACTGGCCACCACCATCCAGTTCGAACCATCCCAGTGCAGCGTCAAGGTGCGGCTACTACTGTATCCAACCCTGGTTCTGCCCGTGGCCCAGATATCATTCGAGGCGATGGCATCGACCGCATAGAGGATGTCATCCCCAACCGAGGGGCTGGGCACGATCTGCCAGTTTGCCCCGTCCCAATGCATCGTCAGAGACTGGTTGTTGAAATTGCTGTCGATCGAGTAGCCCACGGCCCAAATGTCGTTAAGCGCCACCACCGAGATCGCATTCAAGATACAGGAGCTGCCCGCGACATTGGGGCTGGGAACGATGCTCCAGAGCGAAGGCGTGCCTCCCGCTGAATGCTCAATAAGCGTGCTGTAAGTATTTCCTCCGTTCGCCGCCTGGCCAACCGCCCAAATGTCGTTCGGGCCCGCGACGGCGACCCCATTAAGAAAATTGTTTCCGCTGGTCGCATTCGGGCTCGAGATGAGTGACCAATCGGCGCCATTCCAGTGCTCGATCACCGTTCGCCAGGCGAACAAGTCTTCATCGTAGCCGGCGCCCACCGCCCAGACATCGTCGTCCGCCGAGGCCGCCACGGCCGACAAATTATTCGCCTGGGTGCCCAGGTTTGGGCTGGGGACAACCGCCCAGCCCCCACCGGCTCCCCGGGAGCCGGCGACGAGGGCGAAGAAAACGAATGCGACGAAACACGACAGGCGAATATTTTTCATGACGTGAGCTCCTTTCTCTTCGTTCGGGAGCGAATCGAGCATCGCGTGCATTTGAAATGAACCCTTTGGTAACAACATTGTTACCTTTTCCAGACATCACAATTGGAGGAGGGAATTGGCTCCGACGATGTCCCAAAGTGGCACCGACTATGATGCGAATTAGCGGCTGGAGCGGCGCTCTCTGACCATCGAAAATTGTCTTCGGTAGTCGTGTTCCTTCTTTGCCGCGCCGACTTGTCTCGTCACATGTCACTTGTCACACGTCACCCGTCACCCGTCACCCGTCACACGTCATTTTCCTGATCATGTGTCAAAAGTGATGAATGACCCCAACTCAACCAGAACTTTGAGCAAGAAAATCCCTTTCGAGCGCTCGACCGAGCTTCGAATGCCCTTCGCCAAAGTGCTTAATCAATCGCTTGAGCGCAGTTCGACCGGCCGGCATCAAGATCAGTTTATTTAGTTGCGCCCGAACGCCAAAACGATTCTTAATCGAATTGATTGGAGCGCCGATCTTCCCCGTTATTTTCAAGAAACTAAATCCGATCTGCATAGTTGTGTCGCCGACCGGGTTCGATGAAATTAGAGCGTCAACATTCCGGCTAACGCTTTGAAACAGCTTCTCCTTCGATAGGATCTCTGCTGCATCTTCCGCAACAAATGCCTTTCGAAGTTCAGACATCCAACCGCGGAGCTCGCGATAGTCTTCTCGGAGGGCGATCGCCCTCGTTATGATGTCGTTGACGTCTGTTGATTCGGCTAGAACTTCCGCCGCAACGGGCGGAAGAAGAAAGCTGGAGAAAAAGCCTGTTTCGTCGACGCGTCGGTAAATTTTTACCCGCTCTCCTTGGATAAAACCCATAAGCTTGGCGTTGGTATTAACTGGCCCCTCCAAAAATTGTGCACGGGCGAATAAATGCGCTCGCGTGGGATGGGGAACATACGGCACGCGCAGGAAATCCGCCCGTGCCAACCCGCCTGCGCCGCCCCAAAGAACTTGTGACAGGAAGTTATGGATTGGCCTGCCTGTTTTCTCATGACTTTGTTTATTCTCGTTGTGCCGTTGACGAACTGAGTCCGAGACGCATAACTCTTCTGCCATCGCCTCGCGCTTCTCTGCCCAATCATCTATAGCCTTTCGCAAAGGCTTCGGTACGAGAACTTGACTGTCTTCAATCCTCCGTATGGATTCGAACTCACGCCATGCACCGACGAAGTCGGCATCGACCAAAAGCTGGTCTACTAAAACGATATTGGTGATTAGCTGGCAGAGGGCCTTTAGGCGAACAACGTCCGCAGAAACTTCTTGATAGCCGAAAGATTCGCCGTCGTCTGAAAACCACAAATGGTGGGCCTTGTCGCCTCTAAGTCCTTCAGCAAGGAGCTCCCCAGCCTCTTGGAGGCTCCAATTGTCGACCAGTACACTTGTGGGCATAAGTGAATGTGTATCAAGCTTTGAACCTGCAAGACCACATCAGGCTTTGATTGGAACGTCACGCCTCCTCCAAATACCGTCTGCGACAATAAGCGTACTCCGGAGGGTCATTCGTCGTATTTAGGGGTGGGCATGATCTTATTTTTTCAAATCATTCGCAATCTCGGCGAACTGTGCGAGGGCGGCTTACGCTCACTAATCTTGATGCCGCCGCCGCATGCAATCGCGTGCGAAACGTTCAAATGCAGCCCATTTCAGATAATGCTTCGTTTGTTCTTCCTCCACGATTTCCTCCAAGACTTCCCAAAGCTTTGAGACAGGGACGTGCCAAATCTCAATAATCTCCTTTCGCTTGGTGAAGCGCAGGAGTCGCGCAAACTCATCCATCCTGCCACACACATTTTTCGCATCTTCCTTTTGCTCTGGGGTCCAGCCGCGACCTTTCTTGTCCCGGCGCTTAAAAAGGGCTTTTCGAATTCGATATTTAGCGAAGAAAGCGGGGGAAAGGAAGAATTAAGACGCGGCCCTGGGACATGTGACCCACCACGGCGGGTTCGTCTAATGCGAACGTGTGACGTGATGAGGGAGCGGGGCGAAGCCTGTGA encodes the following:
- a CDS encoding four helix bundle protein produces the protein MVVHANETRNDKDLVVWKKAIALANAIYELTSKFPGEEKFGLVSQMRRAAVSIPHHATYHTSLP
- a CDS encoding nuclear transport factor 2 family protein, whose amino-acid sequence is MNYTKLFCILFAFALPVALLAQGNDAAKPNPDLEKAIIKFEHDMSAALTKPDADAAAKMLADSFYAVNPDGTTQGKTQFVADLKSRKFKLESNELDDMKVHVVTADMAIVTYRSTDKGDYDGHDLSGQYRWLDVLAKRNGAWQFIVSQGTKIEAAKK